ATCTGATTGCAAGCATCCGCAAACCCCTGCAAAGTTTGGTCGATTTCCAACCTCAACTCTACGGGCACTATCAGCTTGCATTTGACAGACAGGGATTGAGTCATGGGTGTATTATAACTCATCCAGGCATAACGGGCACTAAAGTACCCGCGTCGTTTTTCTTCCGAGGTCTAAAGACGCTCGGTTTCCAAACTCCCGTGAGGTACTTATGATCCGTGAGAAAAAGATGTCTGAGAGCCGCAAAACCAAAACTCCCCCGACAAATTCTCCTGCCCTAAACTCAGCGGTCGTGCCTGAAGGTTGGCTAGAAATCGGCAAAATTGTGTCCGCGCAGGGCTTAAAAGGCGAGGTGCGAGTTTACCCGAATTCTGACTTCCCAGAGCGCTTTGAGCAACCAGGAACCCGTTGGCTCTTGCCTTTAAATGCCACTGAACCCCAACCGATTGAATTGGTAAAGGGTCGCTACTTGCATGGTAAAGGGATGTATGTTCTGCAATTGGGCGATGTCAGCGATCGCGACCATGCTGAAGCGCTCCAAGGCTGCAAGTTGCTAGTTCCAGAAGGCGATCGCCCGCAATTAGAAGCAGGGGAATTTCATGTCATCGACTTGATCGGTTTAGAAGTGTTTGATCAAGCGACGCAAACTCTACTGGGCACAGTCACCGATGTGATTCCCGCTGGCAACGATCTGCTAGAAGTGAAGCTGAGGGAGCCAAAAAACCCCAAGCAGCCCACGGTTTTAGTGCCCTTTGTTAACGAGATCGTACCTGTCGTAGATTTAGCGGCGAGGAAGGTTGAAATCACTCCACCACCGGGGTTGATCGAATAAGTAAAGCCGCTAAACTAACGGTAATAAAATTTCAAATTCTGTCCCGACTCCGGGTTGCGATCGCACTTCAAACTTGCCGCCGTGTCTCGCAGTCACAATTTGATAGCTCATAGACAAACTCGTTTCTTTCGCCGCTCGTTTCTCAACCGAAAACGACTCCAGAATCTGCTGATACCGCTCTAGCGAGAGACCTAAGCCATTATCCACAATCCGCACTGAAACCCAGCGAGTGCCAGAAGCAGCCGTCACCGATCTGGCTGGGCAGACTTGAGTGGTGATTTCAATGCGGGGTTTTTGGGGGGGAGCGAGAATGCCTTGACTGCCAAATTCGATCGCTAGCTCTTGCCGAATTGCTTGATCGATTAAAGCATCGACTGCATTCGTCAAAATATTCATAAATACTTGGCTTAGCTGTCCCGCAAAACAAGAAACTGGAGGCAACTGACCATAGTTTCTAACAATGCTAATTTCCCCAGTTAAACGGCTTTTTAGTAAAAGTAAAATGCTATCAAGGCACTCATGCAAATCGGCAGGTTTAGGGTAAACCTCATCAATATGACAAAAGTTTTGCAGGCTGGTCGCCAACTTAGATAACCGTTCTGCACCAGAGCGAATACTAGCAATAGTCTGAGGCAGATCTTGTTTGAGATAATCTAGTTCCAAATCTGTTTGCAAATCAAGAACTTCTTTAGGTACCTCTGGTAAATAAGTTTCGTAAGCAGTAATTAATTCCAGCAAGTTCTGACTATAGCTAGAAACGTGAGTCAAATTCCCCCAAATAAAACTGACTGGATCTAAAATTTCATGGGCAATGCCATCGACTAAGCGACCCAAACTAGCCATTTTTTCAGTTTGAATCATTTGGACTTGAGCCCTTTCATATCTCACCTGAGTTTCAATGCCACGAATCTGCCAATAGGCAATATTTAATTCATGCATATTCAACAGGTGATAGGTTCCTGGTTCTGTATAAACCACAATGGGTTCACCTAGTAGCTCGCGCGATCGCCGTAGTGCTTGCTGGGCCGCCGTCACAATCAAGGTATCTGCGGGTAGGGCGAGAGATTGAGTTCTGGCATAACTGTAGAGAACTCTCAAAGGCTGTTTCAGAAATAACTCTAGGCCATGAGGACGCAGCAAATACTCTAAAAATTGCTGCCGAGATATCATGCCGACAAACTCACTCTGCTCCAGCAAAATAACGCCTGGTAACAGAGGATACTTCTCGAAAAACTGGGCAAGTTCTGCGCCTGAACAGCTAATGTCAACTTGAAAGTTGTAGAGCCGTAAATCTTGTAGCGATGACTCTACACTCAAGGCCAATCCATTCCCTTCAGATAGAAATGGCGGCATAATATGAGGACTGGATTGATTTAGCACAGGCACCCAACTCTCTAAACACCTAAAGAAGGTCGCTTGGAAACAGCAAGCTCTCAACTAGAAACAGCCTGACAAAAACTTTCAGCTCTCGTCAGTTTCCTTAAGGAACCACCAGCTGAGTCAGATTAGTCTGTAGAGTAACTTGACTGAGGCAGTGTCGGCTTCCGTCTTTCAATATAGGTGCTGTAGGATTGCGAATCGTCCGCACAATTATCAAAGTAGGCTTAGCTGTATTGCCAGTTTTTTCATTTAGTCCGTAATTTCTGATAGTGCCATCTTGGTTGCAACTCGCTAACCTTCTGAAAGTTGGGCTACAGCTACAGGCACAGGCTGGGCAGAGACAATCGGTAGCCAAATTTCAAACTCAGTCCCAATTCCAGGTTGCGATCGCAAGTTTAGTTGACCTTGATGCTTTTCAGTCACGATCTGATGGCTAATCGCCAGCCCTAAACCAGTCCCCTGACCCATGGGTTTAGTGGTAAAAAATGTTTCAAAGATTTTTGTTTGGATTCCAACTGGAATTCCCGAACCATTATCCGCAATTTGAATCACGATCCAAGCGTCAGCCTTTGGAGATACTTGAGCCTCAGAGGTGCAAATAGTTGTGGTGATTTTGATTTGAGGTTGCCAGTGGTTCAAAATAACTTTCTGCTGGCCTAAAAATCGATTTGATTTCTGCTCAGCTGCATGATTGGCTGTTTTCTCACTTAAGGCATCAATGGCATTACTAATGAGATTCATAAACACTTAGCTGAGTTGCCCAGGATAACAATCTACTAGCGGCAAATCTCCATAATCTTTCACAATCTCAATCCCATATTTGAGACGATTGCCCAGAATCAGCAAAGTGTTATCGAGACATTCATGAATGTCTGCGGGTCGAAGCTTTGCTTCGTCCATATAGGAAAAGCTACGCAAACCAGTCACAATCTTTTTGAGACGCTCTGCCCCCATGCGCATACTATCAATAACTTGAGGAAAATCTTTGAGCAAAAACTCAAATTCAATCTCTTCTTTGAGTGTCTTAATCTCAGCAGAGGTCTCGGTTGCTTCCTGCTCATAAGTCAATAAGACTTGAATTAGATCTTGACTGTATCTTGATAAATGTCCTAAATTTCCCCAAATAAAATTTACCGGGTTCAAAATCTCATGGGCGACTCCTGCAACCATACGGCCCAAACTAGCCATTTTCTCGGTCTGCATCAATTGGGCTTGGGTTTGCTCTCGTAATAGCTGAGTCGTCAGTTCATGAATTTTGGCTTGAGCGACTAGTAGTTGATGAATATCTAGCAAGCGGTAGGTTGAAGGCCCTATTTGCACTACAACGGGTTCGTAGACTAATTCTGGCGATCGCCCCAGTGATTGCCGAGCCGCAGCCACAATTGAGGTATCACTTGGCAAAATTAAGGGTTCACTTTTAGCAAAGTTGTATAGAACTTTCAGAGGTCGTTTGGAAAATAGCTCTACCCCATACAGGCGGCTCATTTGTTCTAGAAATTTGCGACGCGAGATCGTTCCGATCAGTTCATCCCTATTAACTAAAAGAACACCAGGTAATAGCGGATTTGCTTCAAATACATGAGAAACTTCTGCGCCAAGGCAACCAGAATCCACCTGAAAGTCATAAAGGTGCAACTCTTGTATAGTGGATTCCAAAGACAAAGTTGGTGCTGTTAGATTCAAGGGAAATTCAGTCATTGCATTCATTGATCAATACATCAACAGAGCTGCGATTCAATTCAATCAAGCACCCAACTGAGTATTATCTATTTTGCATGACAGGACTGCTGTCATAAATCCGAAAAAGATAACCTTGAATTAATCTAAATTTAACCTTTAAACCTTTTGATTGCTCTTGAACAAGTACATTGCTAAATAATTAGCAAATAGTTTTTTTGACCATTCTGGCCATAACCTTCTCAGACTCCATAGCGCAATTAGTTTCTACCGGGTTAATTTCAACTCAAAGATAACTGCAAAGGTAACTTCAAAGGCAACTTGAGAATAGGGCGATCGCACCCTAGGGCTTTAGCGTAGTAGAGCCTCTATCAACAGTCATAAACAACTCTTCTGGGGAGGGCAAAATGATTGTAGATTCTTCACCCTCCCCAGTGGGTCACTCAATGTTCGGACACTTAAACTAACTACTCGACTCAAAGCTTGCCAGAACCAAAACCAGGATTGACCTACTCAACAGTTCGGTGCAACCTAATCCTGGGGTTCAGCTTCGGGCTCCGAAGCAACAGATACTACTTCTGAAGGAGCCTCACCTATAATATCTGGCGGCAAGTTCGCCAAAAGTGCTTGTAGCTTCATCCGATGAATATAAGGCCAGCCACCCTCAGTCTCTATATCTCGCAGCAATGCATAGAGAGCTTGACGGTTGGTGGGTAATGAAGCTTGAAAAAAATTGTCACTAATTTCTCGGTGCAAACTCTCTAGTAACCGCAAGAGGGCTAAGAGAGTAAGACAGTCACCCTCATGACTCTGAGCCGAGGCTCTTACTACTTGAGCGATCGCTTGAGACTCCAGATTTGGATTTTTCACCCGATCGGACACCATCTGATTATTGTCATCCATCACCACGTAATCCTTGTTGGGCTGAGCGCTAAATCAACAGCAATTG
Above is a window of Trichocoleus desertorum ATA4-8-CV12 DNA encoding:
- the rimM gene encoding ribosome maturation factor RimM (Essential for efficient processing of 16S rRNA), with product MSESRKTKTPPTNSPALNSAVVPEGWLEIGKIVSAQGLKGEVRVYPNSDFPERFEQPGTRWLLPLNATEPQPIELVKGRYLHGKGMYVLQLGDVSDRDHAEALQGCKLLVPEGDRPQLEAGEFHVIDLIGLEVFDQATQTLLGTVTDVIPAGNDLLEVKLREPKNPKQPTVLVPFVNEIVPVVDLAARKVEITPPPGLIE
- a CDS encoding sensor histidine kinase; the protein is MPPFLSEGNGLALSVESSLQDLRLYNFQVDISCSGAELAQFFEKYPLLPGVILLEQSEFVGMISRQQFLEYLLRPHGLELFLKQPLRVLYSYARTQSLALPADTLIVTAAQQALRRSRELLGEPIVVYTEPGTYHLLNMHELNIAYWQIRGIETQVRYERAQVQMIQTEKMASLGRLVDGIAHEILDPVSFIWGNLTHVSSYSQNLLELITAYETYLPEVPKEVLDLQTDLELDYLKQDLPQTIASIRSGAERLSKLATSLQNFCHIDEVYPKPADLHECLDSILLLLKSRLTGEISIVRNYGQLPPVSCFAGQLSQVFMNILTNAVDALIDQAIRQELAIEFGSQGILAPPQKPRIEITTQVCPARSVTAASGTRWVSVRIVDNGLGLSLERYQQILESFSVEKRAAKETSLSMSYQIVTARHGGKFEVRSQPGVGTEFEILLPLV